The following nucleotide sequence is from Anaerolineales bacterium.
GGCTGAATGCGCCCGTTTCGCAGAAGACGTCCACAAAGGGTAGGGGGCGGATCGGCAGGTGTGCCTGCCACCAGTGCTGCACGGCGGGGAGCATCTCGGAGCATAAGTAGGATGTGTAGCTGTCTTCGTTATCCTTATATTCAGGGGGGATGGCGTGCGCGCCCAGGAAGGTAGGCGCAAGCTCGAGTGGCCCTTCAGCGTCCAGGAGTAACAGGGCTTGCAGCATTCGTAACTCAGTCTCTGTCTGCAAGCCGTAACCGGTCTTGGCTTCGGCAGTCGTGGTGCCATGAGCGAGCATCTCACGGATGCGTGGGCGGGTCTGCTCAAGCAAGGTCTCAAGCGATGCCTCCCGGGTGATGCGCACAGTGGACAGGATGCCGCCACCTGCCGCCAGGATCTCCAGGTAGCTCTTTCCCTGCAGCCGCATCTCAAACTCGGCTGCACGGTCGCCCACCCACAGCAGGTGCGTGTGTGGGTCCACGAAGCCGGGCATTACCACCTGGCCTCCAGCACTCAGCGTTTCTTCCTGCGGGTAAGCCTGGCGTAAATCGCCGCTGGTGCCGACCGCCAAGATCTTGTTATCTCGGAAAAGCACCGCACCATCCGGGATGATCCCCAGGTTGCCGAGGTCAGCTCCGCGTTGGGGTGGACCGGCGATGGTGAGCAGTTGGGAGGCAGAGTGGAGCAGCATGTTCGTCTCCTTAAATGAATAACGAGCGGATATGATCTTCCCGCTCGTTATTATAATGGCCTTCCTGTGGGCGGAATAGGACTCGAACCTACGGCCTTCGCGATGTCAACGCGATGCTCTAACCAACTGAGCTATCCGCCCGCGCAGGTTTGCATTATACCATAGCGAAGGTAAACCGCAAGTGAGGGGCATTGTCAGGCCGGTTGTGGCCTGTTGCTTTATCCAGGCAAAGTTGTCTAGCCATCCCATGGTGGATATGATTAAATCGCCCAATTAATTAGCCACAGATTATATAATATGACCACAGCGTGCTTACCCGTCCCAATACCAAGGAGTTTTTCGCATGAATGAAGAATTATTCAATAAATTTGAAGCCCTAACCTTTGATGACGTGCTGATCGTCCCCGGCTACGCCGAAGTGTTGCCCGACCAGACGGATGTTAGTGGTCAGCTTACCCCCGGGATACGCTTGAATATCCCCATCGTCTCCGCCGCCATGGACACGGTGACCGAGGCGCGCTTGGCGATTGCCCTGGCTCGTGAGGGAGGCATTGGCATTATCCATCGCAACCAATCATCCCAGGAACAGGCAGCAGAGGTGGATAAGGTCAAACGCTCGCAGTCGGGGATGATTGTGGAGCCCATCATGCTGCATCCCACCGCCACCCTGGGCCAGGCCGAGGAGATCATGTCCACCTACCACATCAGTGGGGTACCGATCGTAGACGAAGGCGGAACGCTGCTGGGCATCCTGACCAACCGGGATGTGCGCTTCATTGAAGAGAAGGATTATGGCCTGCCTGTGGCGCAGTTCATGACGCCTCAGCCATTGGTGACTGCTCCGGTGGGGATCAGCCTGGAGGATGCCAAGCAGTTGCTGCAAAAACATAAAATCGAAAAGCTGCCCCTG
It contains:
- a CDS encoding imidazolonepropionase; translation: MLLHSASQLLTIAGPPQRGADLGNLGIIPDGAVLFRDNKILAVGTSGDLRQAYPQEETLSAGGQVVMPGFVDPHTHLLWVGDRAAEFEMRLQGKSYLEILAAGGGILSTVRITREASLETLLEQTRPRIREMLAHGTTTAEAKTGYGLQTETELRMLQALLLLDAEGPLELAPTFLGAHAIPPEYKDNEDSYTSYLCSEMLPAVQHWWQAHLPIRPLPFVDVFCETGAFSLAQSRRILETARFLGFPLKIHADEFDNLGGASLAAELGAVSADHLVKTSPADINALAQTNTVAVALPCTPFGLAEREYTPARAILEAGGLLALATDLNPGTAWGGDMQFTIALACRYLRLTPAQAIVAATLNAAAAIGRANMIGSIEPGKQADLIILNVSDYRQLGYRFATNLVKAVIKRGAPVDFTSQT